From the genome of Streptomyces spinoverrucosus:
TTCCTCTCGACCGGCGACGCGGACGACGAACCCGTCGGGCGGGTCTGCGACGCGGCCCGGCTGGTGCTGCGGATGTACGCCGAGAACCCGGCCTTCTCGGTGCAGCGCTACCGGCTCACCAAGAAGGTGCCGGGGCTGCGCGCGTACGAACTGTCGGTGGTGTGGCGCTACGAGCGGGCCCTCGCCGAGTATCTGCGCGGACGCTTCGCGGGCCGGCGCGACGGCACCCTGCGGGCGGACGTCATCGCGGCGGCCGTGGTCGCGGCACACAACAACGCGCTGCGGTCCTGGTTGCGTTCGGACGGCAGGGGCGACGCGACCGCGGCGGTGGACCACGCCCTGGGCCTGGTGCAGGCCACGTTCGGCGGTGCGCCCACGCCCCCGCCGGACGATCGGCCCGAGGACGTGGTGGTCGTCGTCTCGCGGCGCGGGGCTCCCCTGTGGCGGGTGGTGCAGGAGATCGAGACCACGCTCGGCCGGGACTGATCCACGAATTCCGGGGTACGGAGTGCCTTTACCTGTGGCACTGAGTGCCATACGCTGTGGGCGTGCACGGTGGCACGGTGAGCCGCGCACAGGCGTGCGCGCGGCGTCGCGCACGCGGGATTTCCGGCCGAGCGCAGGGAGTTGACCAGCGTGTACCACCACTCAGGAAACGTCGCTCAGCAGGCATCCGGCTCCGCCGCGGGCGTCCTCGACCATCGAGCCCCCGACCAGGACGCCATGCTCTTCCAGCGCTGCACCTGGTGCGGCACCGCCATGTACCACAGGCTGCTGTGCCCGGTCTGCCAGGGCAGCGATCTGCGGACGGAACGCAGCGAGGGCACCGGCACGGTCCGCCACTCCACGGTGGTGCACCGCAACACGCCCGCCGCGCGCAATGTGTCCCTGGTCGAGATGTCCGAGGGGTTCGTGGTCCGGGGCCGGGTGATGGGTCCGCCGGTCGGCATCCACAGCGGCGACCGGGTACGGCTGTCCACCGCCAAGGACCCGGTCCGGGGCGAGCCGGTGTTCCAGCTGGTCGACGAGCCGTACCGGGCCTGGACCTGACGGGGCCTCGCCCGCACCCGAGTTGACGGGCCCGGCCTTCTGCCTCGGTGGCCGCTCCGTCAGCCGTTCAGGGTGACCCGGATCCCCACCGTGCCCTTCGGGCCGCGTCGCAGCCGGCTGCCGAACAGCGTGAGGCGGCCCACGATGCCGTACTTGCGGGCGATGAGCCGCCGATAATGGGCCGTGGTCTCCGCGTCGGTGATCTCGGCGGTGGCCGGGACCTGCGCACCGGTCGGGTTGCCGCGCAGGTCACAGGGTCCGACGAGGACGTCGGAGCGGCGCCGGATCCGCTTGACCTTCCAGGAGTCGGCGACCGTCCACACCCCGAGCGTGTCGCCGTCGGCGACCACCCAGACGGGCGTAGGGACCTGGGTGCCGTCCTTGCGGTAGCTGGTGATCAGCAGGTACTTGCCGGCCCCGAGCCGGGCCGTCGACGTGGCGTCCATGCCCGGAAGTGTAGGCAGGCACCGCTACCCGAAGGCAGCCGCCACCCGCACCACCCGACGGCAGCCGCCACCCGTGCTACCCGACGGCAGCCGCCATCCGCCGCACCCCTTCCCTGACGACCTCCGGTGATGTGCCCAGGTTCAGCCGCACGTGCCCTGCGCCGCCCGTTCCGAACGGCAGGCCGGAGTTGAGGGCCACCCGGCCCCGGTGCAGGAAGACGTCGGCCGGGTCGTCGCCCAGGCCCAGCGCGCGGCAGTCGAGCCAGGCGAGGTAGGTGGCGTCGCCGGGGCGGTAGTTGACGGCGGGCAGGTGCTCGGCCAGCAGCTCGGCGAGCAGGCGACGGTTCTCGTCGAGGCCGGCCAGCAGGGCGTCCAGCCAGGCGGTGCCGTCGCGCAGGGCGGCGGTGTGGGCGATGGCGCCCAGGTGGCTGGGGCCGTGGCTGACCTCCTCGGGCAGCAGGGCGAGGTCGGCGGCGGACTCGGGGCCCGCGACGGCGAGGGCCGCCTTGAGGCCGGCGAGGTTCCAGGCCTTGGAGGCCGACATGAGCGACAGGCCCCTGCCGCCCCCCGGCACGCTGAGGTACGGCACGAAGTCGGTGTCGCCGACGACCAGCGGGGCATGGATCTCGTCGGCGACGACGCGTATGCCGTACCGCTCGGCGAGGCGCGCCACGGCGGACAGTTCCTCGGCGGTGTGCACGGTCCCGGTCGGGTTGTGCGGGCTGCACAGCAGGAACGCCGCCCGGCGTCCGCCCGCCACGGCCTGCCGGAAGGATTCCTCGAGGACGCCGAAGTCGATGCGCAGGTCGGGGCCCAGCGGGGCCTGGAGCACGCGCCGGTCCATGTGCGCGACGAACTGGAAGAACGGCGGATAGACCGGCGGGTTGACCACGACCGCGTCCCCGGGTCCGGTCACCAGCTTGATCATCTCGACCACACCGAGCATCACGTCGGGCACGATCGCCGTGCGCGCCACGTCGAGCCCGGACCAGCCCCACCGCTTCTCGGCGAACTCGGCCAGCGCCTCCGCGTAGGCGGTGCCCGCCGGGTAGCCGGTGTCGCCGAGGGTGAGCGCGTCGGTGAGCGCGCGGACGACGGGTTCGGCCAGCGGCACGTCCATCTCGGCCACCCACAGCGGCAGCACGTCGTCGGGGTAGGTGCGCCACTTCATGCTCGTACGGCGCCTGAGCTGGTCGAGGTCCAGTGCGCGCAGGGGGTTCGGTTCACCGGACGTTCCGTGCGGGATGCTGGTCATGGGCACACGATAGGGGGCTGTGCGGTGACCGGACATCGGGAGGGCCAGCAGGACGGGGCGGCGGACGCCGCGGACGCGCCGCTGGAGGTCGGGTGCGACGAGTCGGGGTCGGACGGCGAGAACCTCACGGGCGGCAACACCGACGTGTTCGCGCACGCCAGCGTGCGGCTGCCGGTGACGACGGCCGCCGCGTACGTACGGGAGATCCGGGACCGGATCCGGTCGCCCGCCGAGGAGTACAAGGCGAACCATCTGCTGCGGGAGAAGCACCGGGCCGTGCTGGAGTGGCTGCTGGCGCCCGCGGGGCCGCTGCACGGGCACGCGCATGTGCATCTGACAGAGAAGGCGTTCTTCGTGGTGGACCGGGCGGCCGACCTGCTCCTGGACGACTCCGACGCGGCGGTGTCCCTGTTCCGTGGAGGGCGGCTCGCCTTCGGGGAGGAGCGGTGGCGGGCGTTCCTGGCGGCGGCGAACCAGTTGCTGCGGGCCCGCAACGACGGGGCGCCGGGGGCACCCGTGGAGGCGTTCTTCCGCACGGTCGACCTGCTGCGGCGGGCGGATTCCACCGTGGACGCGGTGACGGTCGTCGACCGGCTGGCCGGGGCGCGGACGCGGGCCGAGGCGTACCGGGCGAGGTTCCTGGACGGTCCGGCACTGATCCCCGTGCTCAACCCGCTGCTGCCCGCCATCGTCGGCACGGCCGCGCACTGGAGCGCGGGCGGGCGGTCCGTGGCGCTGGTGCACGACGAGCAGAACATGCTGACGCCGGACCGGATCGCCTGGATCGAGCGGGCGGCGCGCGACGCCGGGATCGGCTTCGCCGGGATGCGGCTCGTCGACTCGCGGCGCGACGCCCGGGTGCAGCTCGCGGACTTCCTGGCCGGCATCTCCCGGAAGATCGCCTCGGACGAGCTGAACGGCCGCGGCGACCCGGTGCTCACGGCGCTGCTGCGGCCGTATGTCGGCACGGGATCGGTGTGGGGCGACGAGCGCAGCTGGGCACGGCTCGGACCGCAGACCGAAAACACACAAGGCCCGGCAAAGATCAATTCATCGGTCTAGATTGCGTCCTGACACCGCACGAGGCATCTTCACGCCCCGGCACCAGGCACCCCCAGGAGCTGAATTTCCGTGACCGAGAACCCGCCAGCCGCGGACGGCATGGCCCAGTCGCTGCGCGAGCGCATCAACACGTCCCAGCCGCACACGGCCCGGATCTGGAACTACTGGCTCGGCGGCAAGGACAACTACGAGGTCGACCGGGCGGCCGGCGACCAGATCCGCCAACTGCACCCGGGCATCGGCGAGTACGCCCGCGCGGACCGCCTGTTCCTGGGCCGCGCCGTGCGGCACCTGGTCTCCGACGTCGGTATCCGCCAGTTCCTGGACATCGGCACCGGCCTGCCCACCGCCGACAACACGCACGAGGTCGCCCAGCGGATCGCCCCCGACGCGCGGATCGTGTACGTCGACAACGACCCGCTCGTCCTCGCGCACGCCCGCGCGCTGCTCACCAGCACGCCGGAGGGCCGCACCGACTATCTCGACGAGGACCTGCGCAACGTCGACGCGATCCTCGAACACGCAGCGAAGACCCTGGACTTCACGCAGCCCGTGGCGCTGATACTACTCGGCGTCGTCATCTTCCTCGGCGACGACGAGGATCCGTACGGCGTGGTGCGCCGGCTGACGGACGCGCTGCCGTCGGGCAGCCACCTGGTGCTGTCGCACACCATCACCTCGCCGGCGATGCCGGACGTGGACGAGGCGGTGAAGTTCTGGAACGAGCACGGCACTCCGAAGCTGACTCAGCGCACCCCCGAGGCGGTGACACGGTTCTTCGACGGGCTCGAACTGCTGGAGCCGGGTGTCGTGTCGTGCTCGCGCTGGCGGTCGGAGCACACGGGCGGGGCCGAGCCGGAGGAGGTCGCGATGTACGGCGGGGTGGCCCGCAAGAACTGAACCGATCGCCCCTCGGGGTGAACGCTGCCGGACCCCGGCACGTATGGAGAGAGGGCGCTCGACGACCCGGGCGCCCCGCGGCGTAGGCGCGCCGCGTGTTCGGGGTTCGGGAGCCATGCATGAGGCACGCACGACGACGGATCGTCCGGCGAGTGACACGGCTGGCGTCAGTCGGCGGAATCGTCCTCGGGACGGCCATGGTCACGCAGGCGGTCGCGAGCGAACCCCCTGTGGCGTCCCCCCGCGTGCTCGCCGAGAACTCCGGCGTGGACCTCGTCGAGCGGCTCGGCGCTTCCCGTACGGCGGGCAGTTGGATCGACGACCAGGGACGATCGGTCGTCGCGGTCACCGACGACAGGGCGGCCGCCGAGGTCCGCGAGGCGGGCGCGATGCCCAAGCTGGTGCGGCACAGCATGCGTGAGCTCAAGTCGGCCACCGAGAAGCTGCGTTCGGGACCGAGGGTGACGGGCACGGCGTGGGTGGTGGACTACCGGTCGAACGAGGTGGTGGTACGGGGGGACAGCACCGTCTCCGCCGACGACTGGTCCGAGCTGACCGACCTCGCGGACGGCATCGGCGGCTTCGTCCGCATGGAGCGCACCGAGGGCACCTTCACCACCCGGATCAACGGCGCCCTGCCCATCCTCTCCACGGCCGGGCGCTGCTCGGCGGGGTTCAACGTGACCAACGGTGAGACCGACTTCATCCTGACCGCCGGTCACTGCGGGCCCAACGGTTCGGTCTGGTTCGCGGACAACCGGGGCAACGAGCCGGTGGGCCGGACGGTGGCGGGCAGTTTCCCGGGCAACGACTACTCGCTCGTGCAGTACACCGGGGGTCGGGCGGGCGACGGGGCGGACGTGGTGGCCATCGGCGACGGGCAGGGTGTGCGGATCACGGGTGTGGGTGAGGCGTCCGTGGGGCAGCGGGTGTTCCGCAGCGGCAGCAGCAGCGGGTTGCGGGACGGCCAGGTGACCGCGCTCAACGCCACGGTGAACTACCCGGAGGGTACGGTCACCGGTCTCATCGAGACGAACGTGTGCGCGGAACCCGGGGACAGCGGCGGCCCGTTGATCTCCGAGGGCATCGCGCTCGGCGTGACCTCGGGCGGCAGCGGGGACTGCCAGGCGGGCGGGACGACCTTCTTCCAGCCGGTGACGCAGGCGCTGTCCGCGCTCGACGTCCAGCTGATCACGTCGTCCGGTCCGGCGCCGTCCGCGTCCGGCACCCAGAGCGCGGTCGCGCCCCCGGAGGCGGCGCCCGGAGGGTCGGCCCCGATCTCGGGTGAGGCGGGCAGGGAGCTGCTGGCCCGGCTGGCGGACCCGAAGAACGTCGGGCCGGGTCTGCTGGTCATCGGGGGCAGTCTGATCGCGCTGGTGGCCACGCGGTGGATCCGTACGGAACAGGACCGCAAGGCCTACCAGCGCTACTACTCGGCGACGTGGGGCTGACGGAGAGGTCCGGGGCCGAGGGCGCGCCGGGGCTGTCGCGACGGGTCAGGCGGCCCGCGCGGGAGGCGGGGTCGCGGCGGCCCACTCCATGACGAGGCGCTGGTACTCCTCGCGCTGCTCGGTGCTCAGTGTCCCGCCCGACCGGCGCCACAGCGCCCGGATCTCCTCGTTGACCTCCGCAGCCGATCGCTCGGTGACGGTTTCAACACTGGTGGACATGGTGTGAAGCATACGGCGGCCGAGGTGAAGGCGATGTGAGTAATCAGGAGCTAAACGGACATATCGGGCCGTGTCGCTGATCACGTCCATTTCCCTGAACCGGCCCGGCAGTTCAGGCGTCCGCCGCGCCCAGCACCAGCACCTGAATCGCCAGCACAGCGGCGCCACGGGCCCAGTCGTGAAAGTCGGACTTTCTGGTCTCCAGGTCTACCGGGGTGGCCAGCGGATGGCGACGGGCACGGACGGTCTCCTCCACCGTGTTTCTCGCCACATCCATCAGTCCGACCCCCTCTCCGGCGAGCAGGATCTTCTGCGGCATCGCGAAGTTGGCGATGTGCGCGACCAGGACGCCGAGGGCGCGGGCGGCCTCGTCGATGACGCGCGCGGGCATGGGTTCCCCGCGGCGGCGAGGGCGAGGATCTCCTCGTAGGTGTGGTCGCGGCCGGTGGCGGCCCGGATCTGGTAGCGGATGCTGGGGATGGCCAGCAGCGAGACCGCGCTGCCGCGGTCGCCGTCGGGGGTGAGCGGCCCGTTGGGGTCGAGGATCCAGCGCCGGCCGAAGGCCCGGTCCTCCCCCTCGGACGGCACCCGCCTGCCGCCCAGCACCAGGCCGTAGCCGATACCGGCACCGATGGTGAGCACGACGAACCGGTCGAGGCCGCGCCCGGCACCGAACCAGGTCTCGGCCTCGACGAGGGCGGCCACGTCGTTCTCGACGACCACCGGCAGCCCGGTGCGCTCCTCGACCAGCTCGGCGAGAGGAACGTCACGCCAGTTCAGGAACGGCGACTCGCCCACCACGGCCCGGTCCTGCACGAAGCCGCCCACCCCGATGCCGATCCCGGCGAGCCCGGGGTGGCGGCGGGCCGGCTCGTCGGCCATCTCCGCGAGAAGATCGGCTACTTCGCCGGGGTCGTGCGTGGTGAGAGGGCGGTCGTGGCGGGCGACGATCTCGCTCCTGAGGGTGGTGACGACTCCGTAGACCATGTCCTCGGTGACCTTGAAGCCCAGGAAGGAACGGGACTCCGCGACGACGTCCAGTGGCTGTGAGGGCCGCCCCTGCCGGGCCTCCCCCGGGGCGCCGCCGTCGGGGGCCTCGACCAGCAGGCCGGACTC
Proteins encoded in this window:
- a CDS encoding S1 family peptidase gives rise to the protein MRHARRRIVRRVTRLASVGGIVLGTAMVTQAVASEPPVASPRVLAENSGVDLVERLGASRTAGSWIDDQGRSVVAVTDDRAAAEVREAGAMPKLVRHSMRELKSATEKLRSGPRVTGTAWVVDYRSNEVVVRGDSTVSADDWSELTDLADGIGGFVRMERTEGTFTTRINGALPILSTAGRCSAGFNVTNGETDFILTAGHCGPNGSVWFADNRGNEPVGRTVAGSFPGNDYSLVQYTGGRAGDGADVVAIGDGQGVRITGVGEASVGQRVFRSGSSSGLRDGQVTALNATVNYPEGTVTGLIETNVCAEPGDSGGPLISEGIALGVTSGGSGDCQAGGTTFFQPVTQALSALDVQLITSSGPAPSASGTQSAVAPPEAAPGGSAPISGEAGRELLARLADPKNVGPGLLVIGGSLIALVATRWIRTEQDRKAYQRYYSATWG
- a CDS encoding SAM-dependent methyltransferase, whose product is MTENPPAADGMAQSLRERINTSQPHTARIWNYWLGGKDNYEVDRAAGDQIRQLHPGIGEYARADRLFLGRAVRHLVSDVGIRQFLDIGTGLPTADNTHEVAQRIAPDARIVYVDNDPLVLAHARALLTSTPEGRTDYLDEDLRNVDAILEHAAKTLDFTQPVALILLGVVIFLGDDEDPYGVVRRLTDALPSGSHLVLSHTITSPAMPDVDEAVKFWNEHGTPKLTQRTPEAVTRFFDGLELLEPGVVSCSRWRSEHTGGAEPEEVAMYGGVARKN
- a CDS encoding Zn-ribbon domain-containing OB-fold protein; its protein translation is MYHHSGNVAQQASGSAAGVLDHRAPDQDAMLFQRCTWCGTAMYHRLLCPVCQGSDLRTERSEGTGTVRHSTVVHRNTPAARNVSLVEMSEGFVVRGRVMGPPVGIHSGDRVRLSTAKDPVRGEPVFQLVDEPYRAWT
- a CDS encoding PPOX class F420-dependent oxidoreductase, with amino-acid sequence MDATSTARLGAGKYLLITSYRKDGTQVPTPVWVVADGDTLGVWTVADSWKVKRIRRRSDVLVGPCDLRGNPTGAQVPATAEITDAETTAHYRRLIARKYGIVGRLTLFGSRLRRGPKGTVGIRVTLNG
- a CDS encoding MalY/PatB family protein translates to MTSIPHGTSGEPNPLRALDLDQLRRRTSMKWRTYPDDVLPLWVAEMDVPLAEPVVRALTDALTLGDTGYPAGTAYAEALAEFAEKRWGWSGLDVARTAIVPDVMLGVVEMIKLVTGPGDAVVVNPPVYPPFFQFVAHMDRRVLQAPLGPDLRIDFGVLEESFRQAVAGGRRAAFLLCSPHNPTGTVHTAEELSAVARLAERYGIRVVADEIHAPLVVGDTDFVPYLSVPGGGRGLSLMSASKAWNLAGLKAALAVAGPESAADLALLPEEVSHGPSHLGAIAHTAALRDGTAWLDALLAGLDENRRLLAELLAEHLPAVNYRPGDATYLAWLDCRALGLGDDPADVFLHRGRVALNSGLPFGTGGAGHVRLNLGTSPEVVREGVRRMAAAVG
- a CDS encoding TetR family transcriptional regulator, which gives rise to MRDALVAAAFQLFLERGYEQTTVDDIVALAGVGRRSFFRYFPSKEDVVFPDHERCLADMTAFLSTGDADDEPVGRVCDAARLVLRMYAENPAFSVQRYRLTKKVPGLRAYELSVVWRYERALAEYLRGRFAGRRDGTLRADVIAAAVVAAHNNALRSWLRSDGRGDATAAVDHALGLVQATFGGAPTPPPDDRPEDVVVVVSRRGAPLWRVVQEIETTLGRD
- a CDS encoding DUF3800 domain-containing protein encodes the protein MTGHREGQQDGAADAADAPLEVGCDESGSDGENLTGGNTDVFAHASVRLPVTTAAAYVREIRDRIRSPAEEYKANHLLREKHRAVLEWLLAPAGPLHGHAHVHLTEKAFFVVDRAADLLLDDSDAAVSLFRGGRLAFGEERWRAFLAAANQLLRARNDGAPGAPVEAFFRTVDLLRRADSTVDAVTVVDRLAGARTRAEAYRARFLDGPALIPVLNPLLPAIVGTAAHWSAGGRSVALVHDEQNMLTPDRIAWIERAARDAGIGFAGMRLVDSRRDARVQLADFLAGISRKIASDELNGRGDPVLTALLRPYVGTGSVWGDERSWARLGPQTENTQGPAKINSSV